The genomic region TAGAAGTCTATTTTGACAATAGGATTGGAATAGTCTCTCCTAAGGAAATAGAAGAGCCTCCAAAGCGAGGAAATGGAGGTGTAAATGAGCCTTCTCCAACCTATGGAAAGCAATACAAGTTCGATATTTTAGCGGTAATCGAAAAAAGGAATGAGGAAGAGGAGGAAATTGAGGAGTTGATTCTCGATTTTGAGAATAAAATAGAGCAGTTCTTTGATTATGTAACGCTACCTGCAAACGGCAAGTATATAATTGCCAAAATGAAAGATGAACATTCCACATTTGATGATGAGGAAATTTATGATGATTTCGAAAAGATATATAAAAAGTTCATTCGTCGAAACCGTAAGTCTTTAGGAGAGTTTTTTATTAAGGAAACTAAAGATATGATCAATCAACTTTGCGATGACTTTGAGAAAAGTATAAACGGCAAATTTCAAGAAAATTAAAACTAACCACCTAATTTAAGCTCTAAATTTTGATAAACTCTTCAGCCAAAAGTAAAGTCCTTTCTTTATGGAATGACTATCAAAAAAGTTCAGAACCTATAACAACCCTGAAGGGAAAAGAAATCCCTGAAATTGATAAAAAGCGAATTCTGGCGATTGAGGATATTAAGAAAATAATCGCAAGCTTTCTTAATGGAGAAACCGATGTGTTTAGCTTTAAGACTTCCTTGGATAGTTACAATAAGCGAAATAATTTATGGGGATTTACAGCAGTCAAAGGACAGATGTTCTTTAATCAGCTGGTGCGAACCTATGGGGATGATGGGCAGAAATTCCCTAATTTATTAAAGGAGGTAATAAGGGAGCCTAAAGATTTAAATGAAGCACTTAATTTTATTGAAAAATTAGAGACCTACATTAGTGATGATTATGATAAAGCATCTGATAAGAGAAAAGTTCCTAAGCCTTCTTCTGTAGGATACTTTCTATCTTACTTCTGGCAAATTCATAATTATAAAAAATGGCCAATTCTATATTCATCTCTAATCTCAACTTTCAGTGAAATAGGTATCTGGGAGGAGAAGGAGAATCAAAAAGAAACATATCGTTTCTTTTATCACCTGAATGAAGATATAAAAGCTTTTTTAAGTTCTAAGACTAACTCCAAAATTGGAAATTGGGGAGTAGAGCATTGTTTTTGGAGTTTACACCTTAATAATCGCGCACCGGAACCCAAGACAAAGCCTAAGATAGAAAGTGAACCGGTTAATATTGAAGAAGAATCCAAGGTTACTCTTGCAAAACCAAATTTTGATATTCAGGATTATTTGATCCCTCTGCTTTCAAATCTTGTGGAGCTGGGTGAAGATCAGGAAAATACATCATCTAAAAAAGGACATTTATTCGAAAAGAAAGTTGCCCAAGCTTTTAATCAATTAGACTTTGATGTGGTAGAATTAGGTCAGGGAAGGGGAAGAAATCCTGATGCAATATTGAAATTCAGAAAGGAAAATATTGCATTTATCGTTGATGCAAAGGCTTATAGTAAAGGATATGATTTGGGAATTGATGATAGAGCAATACGGGAGTACATAAATGTTCATTGTCCTAAACTGCAGGATGATGGATTTAAAAAGATCGGTTTTATCATTGTCAGTAATAGTTTTAAATCTGATTTTGAAACCTTTATTAATGACGTAACCTGGAATACACCCATAAAAAGATTTATTCTCATCACCACCAGTGCCTTGCTCCATCTTGTAGCATATAAGGCAAAAGATAAATTGGATATAAATCAAATCACGGAGAGCTTAATTAAGCTGGGAACTTTAATAACTGAAAAAGAAGTTATTGGTGAATTTGAAGATGTTTAAATATCTCTGATGAAGTTTCTAGAAAAATATAAAGAGTCCGGGAAATTCTTTTTCAGGGCAAATGATAATCTTACCGAGGTCTGTAGTGCGCCTAGAAACAAAGCCGGGATCTATATTATATTTGCGATTAAGAAAGGAGAACGTAGATTAGTTTATATCGGTCAATCCGGCCGCGTGAAAAAAGATGGCGAGCTATTCATCAGACAAGACGGGATTAAAGGAAGAATCGTGAGAGGAAAAAGAAATGGGAGGCCAAGAAAGGAATTCTGGCTTGAAGAAATCTATAACCAAGAATTGGAAGCTTTAGAGTTTAATTGGTTTGTGACTCATAGCGAACAATTTGTTGACTGTCCTCTGGAATTAGAAAGAATCTTAATTAGTGACTATAAGCCTATTTGGAATAGAAAATAGGGAATAAGTGCATAAATGGAAGACATAGCTGCAGAACTCAAAAATATTATACCAAATTATAAGGAGGACAAGGAGATAAATAATGAAAACTATTTATTGAGCTATCACTCCCTGATTACTGAAAATATTAGGTCTAATAACAAGAAGATTACCCGCAATTCTCTCGGGATGATAATTGTCCTTACGGTCTATTTTTTATTGTTCTTTAAAGGTCCCGATGCTTTGAATTTTGAATCTTACTTTGGGATACAAGATCCTGGAATAATATTCAATTTTTTGCCTGTTGTATTTTCTTTTTTATATCTGCAGAATATCACCATCTGGAATAATAATATCAATCTTATTCCCCTTTTTGAAAATTTGAGTAAAAAAATGTTCAATTTGGGAGAAATGACTGATACGGTAAATGTAATCAAGCCTTTTTCATTGTTACATCATATTCTTAATTATCAGTATGAGAATAAAAGGGTTATTGGGATTCTGAAAATTCCCACCGGAATAGCCTTTTTGATAATACTATTTTCCCCTATCATTTTAGACATAATTTTCCTGATTTTACTTCTATACAATAATTATTTAGAGATTATACCTGTGGTGTGTTTTAGCATACTTCTGATATTAACCATAACAACCGTTGTTCAGGCTTTAAATTCTCATAAAAATTGAATTATTCTTGGGTAGGCGAAAGGATTATGAAAAATCTAGATTTACTCCTTAAGTTGGCCTTTTGATGCATTTCATCGATTATCTGGTACTATATTTGTTTATAAGTAATTAATATAACTACTTTTGTAATACATTTAAATGATTATGGCAATAACGATTAAATCAATTCCGGTTTTAAAAAGTAAGGCAGCAGCTAATTTTAGAAATAAAATAGCTGAAAATGATGCCCGGCGTTCTTCTATTGATTTTTCTAAACAAACTTCTGTTGCCAGCAAAATTTTAGCCAAAGCCAAAATCTAAATTTCTGCTTTTGGGCTTTCTCCTAGAAAAATGCACTCTCAAACCTTATAATCAAGAGATAATTGATTCGTGCAAAGCATTTGACTGCGACCACGCTGATTTAAATGACTTCTTCAAAAATGATGTGCTGGA from Gramella sp. MT6 harbors:
- a CDS encoding restriction endonuclease FokI C-terminal domain-containing protein, producing the protein MINSSAKSKVLSLWNDYQKSSEPITTLKGKEIPEIDKKRILAIEDIKKIIASFLNGETDVFSFKTSLDSYNKRNNLWGFTAVKGQMFFNQLVRTYGDDGQKFPNLLKEVIREPKDLNEALNFIEKLETYISDDYDKASDKRKVPKPSSVGYFLSYFWQIHNYKKWPILYSSLISTFSEIGIWEEKENQKETYRFFYHLNEDIKAFLSSKTNSKIGNWGVEHCFWSLHLNNRAPEPKTKPKIESEPVNIEEESKVTLAKPNFDIQDYLIPLLSNLVELGEDQENTSSKKGHLFEKKVAQAFNQLDFDVVELGQGRGRNPDAILKFRKENIAFIVDAKAYSKGYDLGIDDRAIREYINVHCPKLQDDGFKKIGFIIVSNSFKSDFETFINDVTWNTPIKRFILITTSALLHLVAYKAKDKLDINQITESLIKLGTLITEKEVIGEFEDV